Below is a window of Enterococcus gilvus ATCC BAA-350 DNA.
ACCAGATCAAGGCGAATTGAACGGCGGAGCTTCCGATCAGAGAGACCGTTTGTCCAGATAAAATCGTTAAATAGTTTTTTCTCCATTGTTGTTTTTCCATAATAGCTCCTTTGTTTGCCGTTTGAACAAACAAGAAGTTCGTCAAACGTTGATTATTTGGCGATTCGATTATTTCTCAAACGCATGGATGCGCACATCGCAATTCCTCCTTTTTAGTTGAGCAGTCCTAATTCCGCTTTCCATGTCAGCAGACGCTTCACAGATTGGTCTAATTCTTTCTCACTGTATGTCCCTTTTTTGATTGCTTCCAAAATATACGGGATCTGTGTACTGTAACTGGATGATAAAATCATATCATTGCCTGCCTGCAGCGCCTGAAGCCCCGCTTCCTCCTGCGAGATAAAGTCCGCTAAGCCCGCCATATCCATATCATCTGTCATGATGACTCCTGTAAAGCCCAGCTCATTACGGATGACATCGTGGACAGGTTTTGAGATCGACGCAGGTCGGTTGCCGTCGATGGCTTTTACAATGTTGTGGGAAACCATGATGCTGTCGGCTCCGGCTTTGATCCCCGCTTCAAAGGGCAGAAAATCATTTTTTCGCAAATCCTCCATTGAACGGTCATCCGTGACGATCTCCACATGAGAGTCACGATTGTTCCCATATCCGGGAAAATGCTTCAAGGTCGAACCGATTTTTTGTTTTTTCATTTCTTCGACGCTTATCTTCACATAATGACTCGTCCCTGCGGCATCCATGCCGATCGTCCGATCATAAATAAAGGATTGCGGGTCAGTCGATACGTCTGCATCGGGAAACATGCCTAGCTGGATGCCTAGTTCGCGAAACACTTGTGCTTTGCGATCACTATCTTTTATGATACCATCCCAGCCCTCTTTTTGGTATAACGCTTGCGGGCTTTCAAAAGCTGGCGAGACGATTTGGTTGCGACTCAAACGGCTGACGCTTCCGCCCTCTTCGTCCGAACCAATGAATAAAGGCACCTTGCTGGACTCTTGGTAGCTTTCGATCGTTTGTTTGATGTCGCTTTGCCCTTTGACTTGCATGTCGCGATCAAATAATAGATAGCCGCCTAAATGAAATTTTTGGATATCTGCCACTTGGTTCTCCTCAGGCACACGTGCCATGAAAAGCTGTCCGACTTTTTCTTCCAACGTCATATCAGCCATTGTTTTTTCCACTTTTTTCTCCATTTTATCTTTCACCGTTGCTTTTTCGGTCGTCTTTGTTGTCGTTTCAGTTGTTTGCGTGGATTTGTTTGTTGACGCGGTGGACTGTTCCTTCGTTCCATTGCCGCACGCAGTGAAAAGAAATGCCGCGGACACCATCATCAAACCAATCAAAAAATTTTTTTTCACGGTTCTTGCTCCTTCTAATCGGTTCCTAAATTGTTATTTTGTCATTCGTTAAAACCCGTAGCCTCAACGTACAGTACATTCTAGCATAGCTTGTGAAATTTGAGCACCAATTCAAAT
It encodes the following:
- a CDS encoding glycoside hydrolase family 3 protein, coding for MKKNFLIGLMMVSAAFLFTACGNGTKEQSTASTNKSTQTTETTTKTTEKATVKDKMEKKVEKTMADMTLEEKVGQLFMARVPEENQVADIQKFHLGGYLLFDRDMQVKGQSDIKQTIESYQESSKVPLFIGSDEEGGSVSRLSRNQIVSPAFESPQALYQKEGWDGIIKDSDRKAQVFRELGIQLGMFPDADVSTDPQSFIYDRTIGMDAAGTSHYVKISVEEMKKQKIGSTLKHFPGYGNNRDSHVEIVTDDRSMEDLRKNDFLPFEAGIKAGADSIMVSHNIVKAIDGNRPASISKPVHDVIRNELGFTGVIMTDDMDMAGLADFISQEEAGLQALQAGNDMILSSSYSTQIPYILEAIKKGTYSEKELDQSVKRLLTWKAELGLLN